Proteins co-encoded in one Salvia splendens isolate huo1 unplaced genomic scaffold, SspV2 ctg1048, whole genome shotgun sequence genomic window:
- the LOC121788449 gene encoding protein FAR1-RELATED SEQUENCE 5-like, whose product MEEERVVPACSEQLKPLVGQRFETLEFALAFYDVYARAVGFDTRKQGVRKVDEVTTWYYVVCNREGHKKSIDDDQLNARSGFSIKRRRLSKRCGCKASISFKYFSDNGHPGYMVHDFNEVHTHEMVESEHQKFMSVNRHLDDVHQKFILDCSKANIGPTLTFKVLKETLGGFDLVGCTVGDIRNASRDIKAYAHGFDVQMVLDDMAKKKEMSESYTYHYEVNENNQLVALFWCDGLMKRNYHMFGDIVAFDTTYNTN is encoded by the exons atggaagaag AACGCGTTGTACCTGCATGTTCTGAGCAATTAAAGCCTCTAGTTGGTCAGAGGTTCGAAACATTAGAGTTTGCACTCGCGTTTTATGATGTGTATGCTAGGGCCGTCGGGTTTGACACGCGCAAACAAGGTGTGAGGAAGGTGGACGAAGTTACAACGTGGTATTACGTCGTATGCAATAGGGAGGGCCATAAGAAGTCCATCGACGATGATCAGTTGAATGCACGTTCCGGTTTCTCAATCAAACGCCGACGCTTATCGAAGAGATGTGGTTGTAAAGCTAGCATTTCATTCAAGTATTTCTCTGATAATGGACATCCAGGTTATATGGTACATGATTTCAATGAGGTTCATACCCATGAGATGGTTGAGTCCGAGCATCAGAAGTTTATGTCTGTGAACCGTCATTTGGATGACGTTCACCAGAAATTCATTTTGGATTGTTCAAAAGCGAATATTGGACCCACATTGACAtttaaggttttgaaagaaaCTCTCGGTGGGTTTGACCTCGTCGGTTGTACGGTGGGTGACATCAGGAATGCTTCACGCGACATTAAAGCATATGCGCATGGTTTCGATGTGCAAATGGTATTGGACGACATGGCGAAAAAGAAGGAGATGTCTGAGTCGTACACATATCATTATGAGGTTAATGAAAACAACCAGTTGGTTGCGTTGTTTTGGTGTGACGGATTAATGAAAAGGAATTACCATATGTTTGGTGACATTGTAGCCTTCGACACCACCTACAACACAAACAG
- the LOC121788452 gene encoding ethylene-responsive transcription factor ERF025-like yields MECMGDEHVNNKKTTKPSGRHSVYRGVRCRSRKWVSEIREPGKPTRIWLGTYATAEMAAVAYDVAALALKGPEAVINFPAFAASCSPPASLSAADIRTAVSNAAAAVAPSDIQLPEQEESSSSCSEFIDEEALFNMPKLLVDMAEGMLISPPRPKNDGGGSPENYSVEERLWSYPSF; encoded by the coding sequence atggaatgcatGGGTGATGAACACGTCAACAATAAAAAGACGACAAAGCCATCCGGGCGGCACTCCGTCTACCGCGGCGTCCGGTGCCGGAGCAGAAAATGGGTGTCGGAGATTCGGGAGCCGGGGAAACCCACGCGGATATGGCTGGGGACGTACGCCACCGCGGAGATGGCCGCGGTCGCCTACGATGTGGCAGCGCTGGCGCTCAAAGGCCCCGAAGCTGTCATAAACTTCCCGGCCTTCGCTGCGTCGTGCTCTCCACCGGCTTCTCTCTCCGCAGCCGACATACGCACGGCGGTGTCCAATGCTGCGGCCGCTGTAGCTCCGTCGGACATACAGCTGCCTGAGCAAGAGGAGTCTTCTTCATCGTGCTCTGAATTTATTGATGAGGAAGCGCTGTTCAACATGCCCAAACTGCTGGTGGACATGGCGGAGGGCATGCTGATTAGCCCCCCACGGCCGAAAAATGACGGCGGTGGCTCGCCGGAGAATTACTCGGTGGAAGAAAGGCTTTGGAGTTATCCTTCTTTCTGA
- the LOC121788453 gene encoding ethylene-responsive transcription factor ERF025-like yields MAAEDSSIPPPKSGRHPIYRGIRCRSGKWVSEIRKPRQTARIWLGTYATPEMAAAAYDVAAIALKGSEAKINFPALASTYPKHASDGDEDIRVAASAAASAIAPRNAGPGEASSSVAEHEFLDEEALFGMPKLLDDMAHGMLVSPPRMKSPAEDDRSPEDYSGNDTLWSYP; encoded by the coding sequence ATGGCTGCAGAAGACAGCTCCATCCCGCCGCCAAAGTCGGGGCGTCATCCCATCTACCGCGGAATCCGGTGCCGGAGCGGGAAATGGGTGTCGGAGATCCGGAAGCCGCGTCAGACGGCGCGCATTTGGCTAGGCACGTACGCCACCCCGGAGATGGCGGCGGCGGCATACGACGTGGCGGCGATCGCCCTCAAAGGCTCCGAGGCCAAGATTAACTTCCCCGCCCTCGCTTCCACGTATCCGAAGCATGCCTCCGACGGCGACGAAGACATACGGGTCGCGGCCTCCGCGGCCGCCTCCGCCATCGCGCCGCGGAATGCCGGGCCTGGCGAGGCGTCGTCGAGTGTGGCGGAGCATGAGTTTTTGGACGAGGAAGCGTTGTTCGGTATGCCCAAGCTGCTGGATGACATGGCGCACGGGATGCTCGTCAGCCCGCCGCGGATGAAGTCCCCAGCAGAGGACGACCGGTCGCCGGAGGATTACTCAGGAAACGACACTCTTTGGAGCTATCCTTAA
- the LOC121788450 gene encoding uncharacterized protein LOC121788450: MGCPTFHLNPQSLHKRISAPNTTRFSLQPNLKLLKTTSFSSNHLNQPASTSTINQTPNVNFKTLGACKLGISRYPDFSYNAAGGAGSGTATKLPDGQVSVEFDVEKLYIPPLSTATTTFLGLPLPPFLKIDVLPRVFRGEINQESGKVDLKFIAEFCFSVGSVYKARPLLVETVLTSDESKGKTREGRGERMDEDGKCRLVGVATVDPINDLFMDTFLSLPTECLADLNAVISFSTTQ, translated from the exons ATGGGGTGCCCAACTTTCCATCTCAATCCTCAATCTCTCCACAAAAGAATCTCCGCACCAAACACAACTCGTTTCTCTCTCCAACCAAACCTTAAACTCCTCAAAACCACCTCTTTCTCATCCAACCACCTAAACCAACCAGCTTCAACctccacaatcaatcaaacacCCAACGTTAACTTCAAAACTCTAGGAGCCTGCAAGCTCGGCATCTCCCGATACCCCGACTTCAGCTACAATGCCGCCGGCGGTGCAGGCTCCGGCACTGCCACAAAGCTCCCCGACGGCCAAGTTTCCGTCGAGTTCGACGTGGAAAAGCTCTACATCCCACCCCTGTCTACCGCCACAACCACCTTCCTAGGGCTCCCGCTCCCGCCTTTCCTCAAAATAGACGTACTCCCCCGGGTCTTCCGTGGAGAAATCAACCAAGAATCCGGCAAG GTTGATCTCAAGTTCATAGCGGAATTCTGCTTCTCGGTTGGGAGCGTGTACAAAGCGCGGCCGCTGCTGGTGGAGACGGTGTTGACATCAGATGAATCGAAGGGAAAGACGAGAGAGGGGAGAGGGGAGAGAATGGATGAAGATGGGAAATGCAGACTTGTTGGGGTGGCGACGGTTGATCCCATCAATGATCTTTTCATGGACACATTTCTTAGCCTCCCCACTGAATGTCTCGCAGATTTGAATGCTGTCATCTCATTTTCAACCACACAATAA